From Sporocytophaga myxococcoides, the proteins below share one genomic window:
- a CDS encoding toxin-antitoxin system YwqK family antitoxin: MIAILLLASGLSYAQEVVVEKYDNGKVKAEGTAKDGKKVGSWKFYYKDGTIMAEEIYNNGVLDGKVKRYDFKGRLNTLENWKEGLEEDTAYEYYPSGKLFRKGPYKEGLQEGEWLTYYENGKVKDKGMYSFGTATGIWYFYDKAGKLLHEASYDKGIKEGPAKFYKNGKIESSGNYVNGEMKGEWKIYKNGKPDMIYEY; this comes from the coding sequence ATGATAGCAATACTACTTCTTGCAAGTGGGTTGTCGTATGCTCAGGAAGTTGTGGTGGAAAAGTATGATAACGGAAAGGTTAAAGCTGAAGGCACAGCAAAAGACGGAAAGAAAGTCGGTTCCTGGAAATTTTATTATAAGGACGGCACAATCATGGCTGAGGAGATCTATAACAATGGTGTGCTTGACGGTAAAGTAAAACGTTATGATTTTAAAGGAAGGCTGAACACACTGGAAAACTGGAAGGAGGGTCTGGAAGAAGATACAGCATACGAATATTATCCGTCAGGTAAGTTGTTCAGAAAAGGTCCTTATAAAGAGGGGTTGCAGGAAGGAGAGTGGTTAACCTATTATGAGAATGGAAAAGTAAAAGATAAGGGGATGTATTCCTTTGGTACCGCTACAGGCATCTGGTATTTTTATGATAAAGCAGGTAAGTTACTGCATGAAGCCTCCTACGATAAAGGCATAAAAGAAGGTCCTGCAAAGTTTTATAAAAATGGAAAAATTGAATCTTCTGGAAACTATGTCAATGGCGAAATGAAAGGAGAGTGGAAGATTTATAAAAATGGAAAGCCGGATATGATATATGAGTATTGA
- a CDS encoding J domain-containing protein encodes MAVSFYEILEIPQSASQEDIRKAYRKKAKIWHPDINKSPDAHTKFQLLNKAYETLADQHKRFIYDQRTNTNQHTHYHQHTNYQQSYAYGHTYAFQYSDPLEVYRQWAKIKKERTEKEAKLKYEEFLKNRERFRNSAIYYPTLLFIYLATALCFFIGLFVIGLCTFLIFKLHFILLFVLSPFICAGVYFIKCTGDWYKEAKRYF; translated from the coding sequence ATGGCCGTTTCATTTTATGAAATTCTTGAAATTCCGCAAAGCGCAAGCCAGGAAGACATAAGAAAGGCGTACAGAAAAAAAGCTAAAATCTGGCACCCGGATATAAACAAATCTCCCGATGCACATACAAAGTTTCAACTGCTGAATAAAGCATATGAAACGCTTGCCGATCAACACAAAAGGTTCATTTACGACCAAAGAACAAACACTAATCAGCATACTCATTATCACCAACATACCAATTATCAACAAAGCTATGCATATGGGCATACTTATGCTTTTCAGTACAGTGACCCATTGGAAGTATACCGCCAATGGGCAAAAATAAAAAAGGAACGTACTGAGAAAGAAGCAAAACTGAAATATGAAGAATTTCTGAAAAACCGAGAAAGATTCCGTAATTCCGCTATTTATTACCCCACACTTCTGTTTATTTACCTCGCTACAGCACTCTGTTTCTTCATTGGGCTATTTGTAATCGGCCTTTGTACTTTTCTGATATTTAAGCTTCACTTCATTCTTCTATTCGTTTTATCTCCTTTTATTTGTGCCGGAGTTTATTTCATTAAATGTACCGGAGATTGGTATAAGGAGGCGAAGAGATATTTTTAG
- a CDS encoding ComEA family DNA-binding protein, with amino-acid sequence MSIPIITFAQDEIQDIMLNELTPATSEDEQEAILNNILDLFQEPIDLNKAEREDLQKINFLSEQQIEGILKHRTISGRYESIYELQVIEELDPLTIKKLLSFITVVSSDNSWNGLFARIFNNPGDLIIKYERSPDNKKGYSSSASESTKYLGQPYKTYIRIKSSKTKDFSIGLIAEKDPGEIYKWDPDKNYYLFDFASFHIGLYNKGKLKSLIVGDYKLQAGQGLVFGSGYYLGKNAEAISGIKRAGNGILANTSVTESGFFRGTAGSFVYKRITITGFYSSVKKDASVATEVSDSLSSEYFSTVYSTGYHRTANEIDKKAAISQRDAGFTVTFQNKIQNLNIGLNFINSHFSKSFERKANIYNSFDFKGQDNTCYSLDASYRFYNFSLFSEAAVSQGGGKALIGGILTSLHKKVDFLFLLRKYDKDFYSFYGRAFGENTTNKNETGFYWGVKISPHKKYNLTAYFDTYTFPWLKYRTYEPSRGNDFNIRFIYQPSKTTLAYIQIRKAIQEQNGSRTNITYATEPIIAETRTIGLDYKANEVITLTTKIIQTKSRKNNLNTNGYFLIQDINFHIRGIKLCLRYALLDAENYDNRTYVFEKDVLTGYALPAYYGKGSRAYLVLHGRLLKHFGYWIKYGYYIYPFMDMTGIGSEETEGNIKSEIKIQLRYTWR; translated from the coding sequence ATGAGTATACCCATTATCACCTTTGCTCAGGATGAAATCCAGGATATAATGCTGAATGAGCTTACTCCTGCTACCAGTGAAGATGAACAAGAAGCCATACTCAACAATATTTTAGATCTTTTTCAGGAGCCTATAGATCTTAATAAAGCAGAACGGGAAGACTTACAAAAAATAAATTTTCTCTCTGAGCAACAGATTGAAGGAATTTTAAAACACAGAACCATATCAGGCCGATATGAATCTATCTATGAATTGCAGGTCATTGAGGAACTGGATCCTTTAACTATCAAAAAACTACTATCTTTTATCACCGTTGTCTCTTCTGACAATTCATGGAATGGTTTATTTGCAAGAATTTTCAACAATCCTGGAGATTTGATAATCAAATACGAAAGAAGCCCTGACAATAAAAAAGGATACTCATCCAGTGCATCAGAAAGTACAAAGTATCTGGGACAGCCATACAAAACCTACATCAGGATAAAGTCATCTAAAACCAAAGATTTCAGCATTGGATTGATTGCAGAAAAAGATCCTGGTGAAATATACAAATGGGATCCGGATAAAAACTACTACCTTTTCGACTTTGCCTCTTTCCATATTGGTTTATATAACAAAGGAAAACTGAAATCATTGATCGTTGGTGATTACAAGCTGCAGGCAGGACAAGGACTTGTATTCGGGTCAGGATATTATCTTGGTAAAAATGCAGAAGCCATATCAGGAATTAAAAGAGCGGGAAATGGTATACTGGCCAATACATCCGTGACAGAGAGCGGATTTTTCAGAGGAACCGCAGGGAGTTTTGTTTATAAAAGGATAACGATTACAGGATTTTATTCTTCAGTGAAAAAAGATGCTTCTGTTGCAACTGAAGTGTCAGACTCATTATCAAGTGAATATTTTTCTACAGTATATTCAACAGGATACCACAGAACTGCAAATGAGATTGACAAGAAAGCTGCTATTAGCCAAAGAGATGCAGGTTTTACTGTAACATTTCAAAATAAAATACAAAACCTGAATATCGGTTTAAACTTCATCAATTCTCATTTCAGCAAATCGTTCGAAAGAAAAGCCAACATCTATAACAGCTTTGATTTTAAAGGTCAGGACAATACTTGCTATAGTTTAGATGCATCTTACAGATTTTACAACTTTTCTTTATTCTCAGAAGCTGCTGTCTCTCAGGGAGGTGGAAAAGCATTGATAGGAGGAATACTTACAAGTCTGCACAAAAAGGTTGACTTTTTATTTCTATTGAGAAAATATGACAAAGACTTTTATTCCTTTTATGGCAGAGCATTTGGAGAAAACACCACTAACAAAAATGAAACGGGATTTTATTGGGGGGTCAAAATTTCCCCTCACAAAAAGTATAACCTGACTGCATACTTTGACACCTACACTTTTCCTTGGTTAAAATACAGGACTTATGAACCTAGCCGTGGTAATGACTTTAACATACGCTTCATCTATCAACCATCAAAGACAACTCTTGCTTATATTCAAATACGCAAAGCAATTCAAGAGCAAAATGGTTCAAGAACCAATATTACTTATGCTACTGAACCAATCATTGCTGAGACACGCACAATAGGGCTTGATTATAAGGCTAACGAAGTCATTACTCTTACAACAAAAATCATTCAGACAAAGTCCCGAAAAAACAATTTGAATACTAATGGTTATTTTCTTATTCAGGATATAAACTTTCATATCAGGGGTATAAAACTTTGCCTGAGGTATGCCTTATTGGACGCAGAGAACTATGATAACCGTACATATGTTTTTGAGAAAGATGTATTAACGGGATATGCACTTCCAGCCTATTACGGTAAGGGTTCCAGAGCATACCTTGTTTTGCATGGAAGGTTATTAAAACATTTTGGCTATTGGATTAAGTATGGTTATTACATTTATCCTTTTATGGACATGACCGGCATCGGATCGGAAGAAACAGAAGGTAACATCAAATCTGAAATAAAAATTCAGTTACGTTATACCTGGAGATGA
- a CDS encoding leucine-rich repeat domain-containing protein has product MKKKYILLLLLLISVTTFGQYVSIPDVNFREHLKNKYPSCFDKNELLDTTCTEIVNETSLYLSQKNISDLSGLQYFKNLSFLDCGGNKLSSLPPLPKGLSILFCPSNQLISLPSLPGGLYSITCSSNKLSSLPNLPYTLVSLYCDNNLLTTLPSPPSTLVRLSCDNNLLEQLPYFYKGLEWLYCSENKIRSINSLPESLTYLVCNSNNLTELPSLTKNLGVLSCSKNQIKNLPSLPSNLYQLYCDSNNLGTLPTLPDGLQILSISFNHLTGLPKLPANLTSLQADHNCFETIPENPRPEFLTRFVVTPNNENCEAFLAKYVTIPDPNFRTFLISKYPSCFNTSQKMDTTCSKITEVTLLEASSKNIQDLDGIQYFENLYRLNCTANKLKALPKKLPPHLASLDISNNEFESLPAIPENLLQFYCSQNKLTSLPSLPPKLTALGCINNSIENLPALPDGLTDFGCSNNRLVTLPALPPLLKILNLKNNLLQSLPELPSKLTHLYCNNNELTKLPALPPTIQTLECTSNRLTALPELPSKIQSVIAYNNCFITIPYISGIYINASPNRPDCIVTGILNGSPISPGKISYHKPGYIHIHESGHLEVYNSIGSIVIKQYLREGDVLNVENLIQGVYLCVIDMEMFKFVKD; this is encoded by the coding sequence ATGAAGAAAAAATACATACTACTACTACTTTTATTAATTTCTGTCACCACTTTTGGTCAATATGTTTCTATACCGGATGTTAATTTTAGAGAACATTTAAAAAACAAATATCCCTCCTGTTTCGATAAAAATGAATTGCTCGACACAACCTGTACAGAGATTGTAAATGAAACATCCTTGTATCTGTCTCAAAAAAACATTTCAGATCTTTCTGGCCTTCAGTATTTTAAAAACCTTTCATTTCTCGATTGCGGAGGAAATAAACTTTCCTCTCTACCACCTTTACCAAAAGGTTTAAGTATATTGTTCTGTCCAAGTAATCAGCTTATTTCGCTACCTTCTTTGCCGGGAGGACTCTACAGCATCACATGTTCTTCTAACAAACTTTCAAGTCTTCCAAATCTTCCATACACGCTGGTATCGCTCTATTGCGACAATAACCTTCTTACTACTTTGCCATCACCACCTTCAACTCTTGTCAGACTTTCATGCGATAACAATCTGCTAGAACAATTACCTTATTTTTATAAGGGGCTTGAATGGCTGTATTGTTCAGAAAACAAAATTAGATCAATAAATTCCTTGCCTGAATCCCTTACATATTTAGTTTGTAACTCAAATAACCTGACTGAACTTCCTTCGTTGACAAAAAACCTTGGGGTATTGTCTTGCAGCAAAAATCAAATAAAGAACCTACCTTCACTTCCTTCCAATTTATATCAGCTATACTGTGACAGTAATAATCTGGGAACTCTTCCTACATTGCCAGATGGACTTCAGATATTAAGTATATCCTTCAACCATCTTACAGGTCTACCTAAGCTTCCTGCAAATCTTACGAGTCTGCAAGCTGACCACAATTGTTTTGAAACAATTCCAGAAAATCCCAGACCCGAATTTTTAACCAGATTTGTAGTCACCCCAAACAATGAAAACTGCGAAGCATTTTTAGCTAAATATGTTACAATCCCTGATCCCAACTTCAGGACATTCCTTATATCTAAATACCCATCATGTTTCAATACCAGCCAAAAAATGGATACAACATGCAGTAAAATTACAGAAGTTACACTCCTTGAGGCATCGTCTAAAAATATACAGGATCTTGATGGAATTCAGTATTTTGAAAACTTATACAGACTAAACTGTACGGCCAATAAGCTAAAAGCTTTACCTAAAAAACTACCACCCCATCTTGCATCACTGGACATTAGTAATAATGAATTTGAAAGCTTGCCTGCAATTCCTGAAAATCTATTGCAATTTTATTGCTCGCAAAACAAACTAACCAGTCTTCCCTCTCTTCCACCAAAGCTGACTGCCCTAGGTTGTATCAACAATAGTATTGAAAATCTTCCTGCATTGCCAGATGGACTTACAGATTTTGGATGTAGCAACAACAGACTGGTAACACTTCCTGCCTTGCCACCACTTCTTAAAATTCTTAACCTCAAAAACAACCTTTTGCAAAGTCTCCCGGAACTTCCATCAAAGCTTACTCATCTTTATTGCAATAACAATGAACTGACCAAATTACCTGCCCTACCACCGACTATACAAACTTTGGAGTGTACTTCAAATCGATTAACAGCATTACCAGAACTACCTTCGAAAATTCAATCTGTTATTGCATACAATAATTGTTTTATAACTATTCCTTATATTTCAGGGATATATATAAACGCATCTCCCAACAGACCCGATTGTATCGTTACAGGAATATTAAATGGCTCCCCTATTTCACCAGGAAAAATTTCATATCATAAACCTGGTTATATTCATATTCATGAATCTGGCCATCTAGAAGTTTATAATAGTATTGGATCAATTGTAATAAAACAGTACCTAAGAGAAGGGGATGTTTTAAATGTTGAGAATCTTATTCAGGGAGTTTATCTCTGTGTAATAGACATGGAGATGTTCAAATTTGTTAAAGATTAA
- a CDS encoding toxin-antitoxin system YwqK family antitoxin, with protein sequence MTKEFYDEEKTKIKGEGLLENGQRQGIWKFYDENGFLEAEMGYSQGREDGAVKNFYPGGNLALEATYRTGKEHGPWKEYYNNGKLKVDGKFTDGKQDGAWKEYYSNGQLSVDGAYILDKKEGTWKEFYPDGLIKIDGALKDGKRTGPWKEYYENGKPYYESVYKDDLENAMTKKYYPSGILQREGAFIDGKEEGEWKAYHENGKLASRSFYKDGKATGTWEEFFESGQKKSTGTYKDDLQDGNWKYYYDGGQLKVHEVWTMGKLTDVPGYYNEKGIGLSAGTFKGGNGTRLFYYASGKLLAEIPYKNGLQDGIAKSYYEDGTLKMQLTFKAGQEDGKMTEYYENGKLSAETTWKDGKEEGLYKEFDEDGLPVALGYYKAGLEDSLWTEFHENGNILSQGYYINGEKEGDWMEFYDTDTLAAVGGYVNGKQEGIWKEYYSNGKIASEGSFEDGVKSGLWTSFFESGKKSMEGYFLNGLEDGLWKTFYENGIIESQGEYSAGLETGPWKEYYENGKLQSEGNYVGGQEDGTWKTYWSNGQLNEESQWAKGKLVNSGDVYFRDGKVIFKSGVKGGNGYSKSYHENGKLSAEGAFKNGLPEGKWKYYHTNGVLKGEGEMKAGLRSGTWKFFTDISKLEAEGAYKSDELSGVWRYYEQGKLKDIRNYDVEGEDEDL encoded by the coding sequence ATGACTAAAGAATTTTATGATGAAGAGAAAACAAAAATTAAAGGAGAAGGACTGCTGGAGAATGGGCAAAGACAGGGGATCTGGAAGTTTTATGATGAAAACGGTTTTCTGGAAGCTGAAATGGGGTATAGTCAGGGGCGAGAAGATGGTGCTGTAAAAAACTTTTATCCCGGTGGGAATCTTGCTCTTGAAGCGACTTACAGGACCGGAAAAGAACATGGTCCATGGAAAGAATATTATAATAATGGAAAATTAAAAGTTGACGGAAAATTTACTGATGGCAAACAGGACGGGGCATGGAAGGAGTATTATTCAAATGGTCAGCTCTCTGTGGATGGCGCTTATATCTTGGATAAAAAAGAAGGAACATGGAAGGAGTTTTATCCGGATGGTTTGATTAAAATTGACGGAGCTTTAAAGGATGGTAAAAGAACAGGCCCATGGAAAGAGTATTATGAAAACGGAAAGCCTTATTATGAATCCGTCTATAAGGATGATCTTGAAAATGCGATGACTAAAAAATATTATCCTTCCGGGATATTGCAAAGAGAAGGCGCCTTTATAGATGGCAAAGAGGAAGGGGAGTGGAAGGCTTATCATGAAAATGGTAAACTAGCCTCCAGGAGTTTTTATAAAGATGGAAAAGCTACAGGTACCTGGGAGGAATTTTTTGAAAGTGGACAAAAGAAATCTACCGGAACATATAAAGATGATTTGCAGGATGGAAATTGGAAGTACTACTATGATGGAGGTCAATTGAAAGTTCATGAGGTTTGGACAATGGGAAAATTAACGGATGTTCCTGGATATTATAATGAAAAGGGAATTGGGCTAAGTGCAGGTACATTTAAAGGCGGCAATGGGACGAGATTGTTTTATTATGCTTCAGGAAAACTCCTTGCTGAAATACCATACAAAAATGGACTTCAGGATGGAATTGCCAAATCTTACTATGAAGACGGAACCTTGAAAATGCAACTCACCTTCAAAGCAGGCCAAGAAGATGGTAAAATGACGGAGTACTATGAAAACGGAAAACTTTCAGCAGAGACTACCTGGAAAGACGGTAAAGAGGAGGGCCTTTATAAAGAGTTTGATGAAGATGGACTTCCTGTAGCATTGGGTTATTATAAGGCAGGATTGGAAGACAGTCTCTGGACTGAATTCCATGAAAATGGAAATATTCTTTCCCAAGGCTATTATATTAACGGGGAAAAAGAAGGTGACTGGATGGAGTTTTATGATACCGATACACTTGCAGCAGTAGGTGGATATGTGAATGGTAAACAGGAAGGCATATGGAAGGAATATTATAGCAATGGTAAAATTGCCAGTGAAGGGTCCTTTGAAGATGGCGTGAAATCAGGATTGTGGACGAGTTTTTTTGAATCAGGTAAAAAATCCATGGAAGGTTATTTTCTTAACGGATTGGAAGACGGATTATGGAAAACCTTTTATGAAAATGGTATCATTGAATCTCAGGGTGAATATTCGGCTGGACTTGAAACAGGACCGTGGAAAGAGTATTATGAGAATGGTAAACTGCAGTCTGAAGGCAACTATGTAGGAGGGCAGGAAGACGGAACCTGGAAAACCTATTGGAGTAATGGTCAGCTTAATGAAGAAAGTCAGTGGGCCAAAGGTAAGCTGGTGAACTCTGGTGATGTTTATTTCAGAGATGGTAAAGTCATTTTTAAAAGTGGTGTGAAAGGTGGTAATGGATATTCCAAAAGCTATCATGAAAACGGAAAGCTGTCTGCAGAAGGTGCCTTTAAAAATGGCTTACCGGAAGGCAAATGGAAATACTATCATACCAACGGAGTCTTAAAAGGAGAAGGAGAAATGAAGGCCGGACTTCGCTCCGGTACATGGAAGTTTTTTACGGATATCAGCAAACTCGAAGCAGAAGGAGCTTACAAATCAGATGAGCTTTCAGGGGTCTGGAGGTACTATGAACAGGGAAAGTTAAAAGATATTAGAAACTATGATGTGGAGGGAGAAGATGAAGATCTTTAA
- a CDS encoding class I SAM-dependent methyltransferase: MRLGLPSKFRFLDKYFSTNQSFILLDIGAGNHSAANTKKWFPKCVYHGVDREKDYNNSETDLKLMDQFYEMDLTLLNFHNIPDNYYDAIMMAHVIEHLPNGTEVIKALVPKLKPGGLIYIEYPGIKSTTLPSKRGTLNFFDDNTHCRIYTKVELYNTLMSASCTPIKGGTRRDFQNMLLLPIKLFHNKIKYGYVMGSVFWDLLGFAEFVLARKK; encoded by the coding sequence ATGAGATTAGGTCTACCGTCTAAGTTTAGATTTTTAGACAAATATTTTTCAACGAACCAGTCGTTTATACTTTTAGATATTGGAGCAGGAAATCATTCTGCTGCAAATACAAAAAAATGGTTCCCTAAATGTGTCTATCATGGAGTAGATAGAGAAAAGGATTACAATAACAGTGAAACTGATCTTAAATTAATGGATCAGTTTTATGAGATGGATCTTACCCTGCTAAATTTTCATAATATCCCTGATAATTATTATGATGCCATAATGATGGCGCATGTAATAGAGCATTTGCCAAATGGTACGGAAGTTATAAAAGCATTAGTACCTAAACTTAAACCTGGAGGACTTATATATATTGAGTACCCCGGTATAAAAAGTACTACATTGCCAAGCAAGAGGGGAACCCTTAACTTTTTTGATGACAATACACATTGCAGAATTTACACAAAAGTTGAATTGTACAACACATTAATGTCTGCTTCCTGCACACCTATTAAAGGAGGAACAAGACGCGATTTTCAAAACATGCTTCTTCTACCCATAAAGTTATTTCATAATAAAATAAAATACGGATATGTAATGGGTAGTGTATTTTGGGATTTACTTGGTTTTGCTGAATTTGTGTTAGCCAGGAAAAAATAA
- a CDS encoding pyridoxamine 5'-phosphate oxidase family protein, protein MVTCKKYTELHDMIKDIKIAMLTTVESNGCLRSVPMTTMQTECEGLVWFFTNFDSQKVEDIRINSCINVTYSDIQKNVFVSVTGKAEVVKDPLKMQELWKPVLTAYFPGGLEDPDLGLLKVSIDEAEYWDSRTGKMIQVWEMSKDAVKS, encoded by the coding sequence ATGGTGACCTGTAAAAAATATACTGAATTGCATGATATGATCAAGGATATCAAAATTGCAATGCTAACAACTGTTGAAAGTAACGGATGTCTTAGAAGTGTTCCTATGACCACCATGCAAACGGAGTGTGAAGGATTGGTTTGGTTCTTTACAAACTTTGACTCTCAAAAGGTTGAAGATATTCGGATTAATAGTTGTATCAACGTTACATATTCGGATATTCAGAAAAATGTCTTTGTTTCTGTAACAGGTAAAGCTGAAGTTGTCAAGGATCCGCTCAAAATGCAGGAGCTTTGGAAGCCTGTGTTAACAGCTTATTTTCCTGGAGGTTTAGAAGATCCGGATTTAGGTCTTTTAAAGGTTTCTATTGATGAAGCTGAATATTGGGACTCCAGAACAGGAAAAATGATTCAGGTTTGGGAAATGAGTAAAGATGCAGTTAAATCATAA
- a CDS encoding PA0069 family radical SAM protein: protein MAENSIKGRGAQINSKNPYLKDTYVTEHIEGLDEPLLSNKATTFLKEHPKKIVNKIDSPDLRGMYSMNPYQGCEHGCTYCYARNTHQYYGMSAGLDFERKIIMKMNAPTLLEKFFDHKDYTPEPIMLAGNTDCYQPVERKTGITRRLLEVFLKYKHPVSIITKNSLILRDLDLLKELNDDNLVHVNISITSLDESLRQQLEPRTATSHNRLKAVEALASNGIPVNVMVAPIIPSLNSAEIPEIIKEAAARGASSAAYTMVRLNGSIGEIFENWIHQAYPERAEKVLNQIKECHGGTLNDSRFGTRMKGEGPIAEAIADLFHVSAQKYLGGRKMKPLNLAVFKRPEKGQLSLF from the coding sequence ATGGCAGAAAATTCAATTAAGGGAAGAGGAGCTCAGATTAACTCCAAAAATCCATATTTAAAAGATACCTACGTTACCGAACATATTGAAGGATTGGATGAACCTTTATTAAGTAATAAAGCCACTACTTTTCTAAAGGAGCATCCAAAAAAAATAGTAAATAAAATAGATAGCCCTGACCTGAGAGGAATGTACTCCATGAACCCTTATCAGGGGTGTGAGCATGGCTGTACTTACTGTTATGCCAGGAATACCCATCAGTATTATGGTATGAGCGCAGGGCTTGATTTTGAAAGGAAGATCATCATGAAGATGAATGCTCCTACACTTCTTGAAAAGTTTTTTGATCATAAGGATTATACCCCTGAACCTATCATGCTAGCAGGCAATACAGACTGTTATCAGCCAGTGGAAAGGAAAACCGGTATTACGCGCAGATTACTGGAGGTTTTTCTTAAGTATAAACATCCTGTGAGCATCATTACCAAAAACAGTCTTATTCTCAGAGATCTAGACCTGCTAAAAGAGTTGAATGACGATAATCTTGTGCATGTAAATATATCTATTACATCACTTGATGAATCTTTAAGGCAACAACTGGAACCAAGAACTGCCACGTCGCACAACAGGCTTAAAGCAGTTGAAGCGCTGGCGTCTAACGGAATACCTGTAAATGTAATGGTGGCGCCTATTATCCCTTCTCTGAATAGTGCGGAGATACCTGAAATTATTAAGGAAGCTGCAGCAAGAGGCGCCAGTTCTGCTGCTTACACAATGGTCAGACTTAATGGTTCTATCGGAGAAATATTTGAAAATTGGATTCATCAGGCTTATCCTGAGCGCGCTGAAAAAGTCTTAAATCAGATTAAGGAATGTCATGGGGGAACACTGAATGACAGCAGATTTGGCACAAGAATGAAAGGAGAAGGACCAATTGCCGAAGCGATTGCAGACCTTTTTCATGTGTCTGCACAAAAATATCTAGGGGGTCGGAAGATGAAACCTTTAAATCTTGCAGTATTTAAAAGACCTGAAAAGGGGCAGTTAAGTTTATTTTAA
- a CDS encoding GtrA family protein codes for MISTKLKDQFIRFAVVGGICTAVNYVIFIALINFTEIHYLVASTIGFLTGLVTGFYINKNWTFSRDDEANKSYFMKYLLLYSFSLAVNLFILDFLVENYHVSEIFAQVVATGTTVLSNFFGSKMLVFKA; via the coding sequence ATGATAAGTACAAAGCTTAAGGATCAATTTATTCGGTTTGCAGTAGTAGGAGGTATTTGTACTGCAGTAAACTATGTTATTTTTATAGCGTTGATCAATTTTACTGAAATTCATTATTTGGTAGCCTCTACAATAGGATTTTTAACCGGACTTGTAACAGGTTTTTATATCAATAAAAACTGGACCTTCTCAAGGGATGATGAAGCGAATAAAAGTTATTTTATGAAATATTTGCTTTTATACTCGTTTTCATTGGCAGTGAATCTGTTTATTCTTGATTTTTTAGTGGAAAACTATCACGTCTCTGAAATTTTTGCTCAGGTTGTAGCTACTGGTACAACAGTTTTATCCAATTTTTTTGGGTCTAAAATGTTGGTTTTTAAAGCTTAG